In a genomic window of Flavobacterium crassostreae:
- a CDS encoding universal stress protein, whose amino-acid sequence MKQILVPTDFSDHAEAALKIAAQIASKNNSEILLLHMLELPNQMSDAISASASIPEVMLFIQKAKDKLRETQEKEYLKNIKVSHYLQFEKAHEGILSFSQEYNIDLIVMGSHGVTGIDEVLIGSNTEKIVRSSNTPVLVIKKETKAIEGTNFIFASDFSKENEKPFLKMIEFAKIFDAHIHLVLICSPNSFKTTAAANKIMANFISNMGLKNYSTHIYNDTNIEKGILNFAESVKADLIGLCTHGRTGMSHFFSGSIGEDIANHAHRPVITFKI is encoded by the coding sequence ATGAAACAAATTTTAGTCCCTACCGATTTTTCGGACCATGCAGAAGCTGCCTTAAAAATTGCTGCCCAAATTGCCTCTAAAAACAATTCTGAAATACTATTGCTACACATGTTGGAACTTCCAAACCAGATGAGTGATGCAATATCTGCCTCAGCGAGTATCCCTGAAGTCATGCTTTTTATTCAAAAAGCCAAAGACAAACTTAGAGAAACACAGGAAAAGGAATACCTAAAAAATATCAAAGTATCTCATTATCTGCAGTTTGAAAAAGCCCACGAAGGAATACTTAGTTTTAGTCAAGAATACAATATTGACCTAATTGTAATGGGTTCTCACGGAGTTACCGGTATTGACGAAGTCCTGATTGGTTCTAATACAGAGAAAATTGTTCGCTCTTCAAATACCCCAGTTTTGGTAATTAAAAAAGAAACCAAAGCAATTGAAGGCACCAACTTTATATTTGCTTCTGATTTTTCTAAAGAGAACGAAAAGCCATTTTTAAAAATGATCGAATTTGCAAAAATATTTGATGCACATATTCATTTGGTATTGATTTGCTCTCCAAATAGTTTTAAAACTACCGCTGCGGCAAATAAAATAATGGCTAATTTTATAAGCAATATGGGCTTAAAAAACTACAGCACGCATATTTATAACGATACCAATATTGAAAAAGGAATCCTAAATTTTGCAGAAAGCGTAAAAGCAGATCTTATTGGTCTTTGCACGCATGGAAGAACCGGAATGTCTCACTTTTTTAGCGGAAGCATCGGTGAAGACATAGCTAACCACGCACATAGACCTGTAATTACTTTCAAAATTTAA
- a CDS encoding asparaginase: MHPKARILLLYTGGTIGMSKDFETGALKTFNFNKLLQKIPELKQLDCVIETHSFDEPIDSSNMDPEQWRNIATVIEQNYLSFDGFVVLHGSDTMSYSASALSFMLENLSKPVIFTGSQLPIGDLRTDAKENLITAIQIASLSENGKPIITEVCLYFEYKLYRGNRTTKINAEHFKAFTSPNYPELVASGVHLKCNSELFFQPKTNQSFQVYKTMDTNVVIIKMFPGMSQAVLSAILAIPNLKGVILETYGSGNAPTQDWFLELIKKAILDGLHIVNVTQCSGGSVNMGQYETSTVLKEIGVISGKDITTEAAITKLMYLLGQNTCSKNFKSIFETSLRGEIAL, from the coding sequence ATGCATCCAAAAGCTAGAATTTTATTACTATATACCGGTGGAACCATCGGAATGAGCAAAGATTTTGAAACCGGTGCTCTCAAAACATTTAATTTTAATAAGTTATTACAAAAAATACCGGAGTTAAAACAACTAGACTGTGTAATAGAAACCCATTCTTTTGATGAGCCAATAGACTCTTCCAATATGGATCCCGAACAGTGGCGTAATATTGCAACTGTTATCGAGCAAAACTACCTCTCTTTTGACGGTTTTGTTGTTTTACATGGCTCCGACACCATGTCGTATTCTGCATCTGCATTGAGTTTTATGCTCGAAAATTTAAGTAAACCCGTAATATTCACGGGCTCCCAATTGCCAATAGGGGATTTGCGGACAGATGCCAAAGAAAACCTTATAACAGCCATACAAATTGCCTCTTTGTCCGAAAATGGCAAGCCAATAATAACCGAAGTTTGTTTGTATTTTGAGTACAAACTCTATCGTGGCAATCGTACCACCAAAATTAATGCCGAACATTTTAAGGCATTTACCTCACCAAATTATCCAGAGTTGGTGGCTTCAGGGGTGCATTTAAAATGCAATTCCGAACTTTTTTTTCAGCCCAAAACCAACCAATCCTTCCAAGTTTATAAAACGATGGATACCAATGTGGTTATCATAAAAATGTTTCCGGGGATGAGTCAGGCCGTTTTATCGGCTATTTTGGCGATCCCTAATTTAAAAGGAGTAATCTTGGAAACCTATGGTTCTGGCAACGCTCCCACTCAAGATTGGTTTTTAGAACTTATAAAAAAAGCCATTTTGGACGGACTCCATATCGTAAATGTAACCCAATGTTCTGGTGGTAGTGTGAATATGGGGCAATATGAAACCAGTACAGTACTGAAAGAAATAGGAGTAATTTCTGGCAAAGACATCACCACCGAAGCGGCAATAACCAAATTAATGTACTTATTGGGGCAAAATACTTGCTCCAAAAACTTTAAATCTATTTTTGAAACTTCTTTGCGTGGAGAAATTGCATTATAA
- a CDS encoding 1-acyl-sn-glycerol-3-phosphate acyltransferase: MQKFDAIRPFYDSEINQAILNVINHPMMKAMMNFAFPDTADALWKEQLTKTHSIRDFQCNFIYYTIQKVLEKSSEGLTTSGFEKLEKNQAYLFVSNHRDIVLDTTLLNVCLFEKGLVMTASAIGDNLVQKDFLNTLAKMNRNFLVQRGLTPREMLSSSKLLSEYIGHLIQHENRSVWIAQREGRTKDGNDATNPGVLKMLAMGSDTSNLMDYFKKIKIVPVSISYEYDPTDVLKIPQLMAESKNEVYIKDKNEDFNTLLSGILGQKKRIHIHVGDVLDKEIDVIKEKLDNTNKQVQALALEIDRSVLLGYTLWPTNYIAYDILNHTNTYAHLYTENEKSLFERRLEMRIDAENPVALQGILHMYANPVFNKLKLQDASKS, encoded by the coding sequence ATGCAAAAGTTTGACGCTATTAGGCCGTTTTATGATTCTGAGATTAATCAGGCCATTTTAAATGTAATTAATCATCCCATGATGAAGGCGATGATGAATTTTGCGTTTCCGGACACTGCCGATGCCCTCTGGAAAGAGCAGCTTACAAAAACCCATTCTATACGGGATTTTCAGTGCAATTTCATTTATTACACCATTCAAAAGGTTTTAGAAAAAAGCTCCGAAGGCTTAACTACTTCTGGTTTTGAAAAATTAGAAAAAAACCAAGCCTATTTATTTGTATCCAATCATAGAGATATTGTTTTGGACACCACATTACTAAATGTATGTTTGTTTGAAAAAGGATTAGTGATGACTGCCTCTGCAATAGGAGATAATTTGGTTCAAAAAGATTTTTTGAACACCTTGGCCAAAATGAATCGTAATTTCTTGGTACAAAGAGGATTGACTCCTAGAGAAATGCTATCCAGTTCCAAATTGCTTTCCGAATACATTGGACATTTAATACAGCACGAAAACCGTTCTGTTTGGATAGCCCAACGCGAAGGAAGAACCAAAGACGGGAATGACGCTACCAATCCTGGGGTGTTGAAAATGCTAGCAATGGGTTCGGATACTTCCAATTTGATGGATTATTTCAAAAAAATAAAGATAGTTCCAGTATCTATTTCGTACGAATACGATCCTACAGATGTTTTGAAAATTCCGCAATTGATGGCCGAATCCAAAAACGAAGTGTATATAAAAGACAAAAACGAAGACTTTAATACCCTATTAAGTGGTATTTTGGGACAAAAAAAACGAATCCATATCCATGTTGGAGATGTTTTGGATAAAGAAATTGACGTTATCAAAGAGAAACTAGATAATACAAACAAGCAAGTTCAGGCCTTGGCGCTAGAGATTGATCGTTCGGTATTGCTAGGATATACCTTGTGGCCAACAAATTATATTGCTTACGATATTTTAAACCATACCAATACGTATGCGCATTTGTACACAGAGAATGAGAAATCGCTTTTTGAACGCAGATTAGAAATGCGTATTGATGCCGAAAATCCAGTAGCATTACAAGGCATACTCCATATGTATGCTAATCCCGTTTTCAATAAATTGAAACTTCAAGATGCATCCAAAAGCTAG
- a CDS encoding TatD family hydrolase: MILTDTHTHLYASEFDSDRAETMQRALDSGVTRFFVPAIDSTSTKAMYALEASYPQNVFLMMGLHPTYVKENYLQELQHVKEQLAKRKFYAVGEIGIDLYWDSTYLKEQQAVFRAQIKLAKQYKLPIVIHCREAFDAVFEILEEEKGADLFGIFHCFTGNHAQALQAISYNMKLGIGGVVTFKNGKIDQFLNQIPLEQLVLETDSPYLAPLPYRGKRNESSYLSPIVKKLATIYNLSEEEIARKTTENSKVIFGI, from the coding sequence ATGATACTTACAGATACCCATACCCATTTATACGCCTCAGAATTTGACTCCGATAGAGCAGAGACCATGCAGAGAGCTCTAGATTCTGGAGTCACACGGTTCTTCGTTCCTGCTATAGACTCCACGTCAACCAAAGCTATGTATGCTCTTGAGGCTAGCTATCCGCAAAATGTTTTTTTGATGATGGGATTGCATCCTACGTATGTAAAAGAAAATTACCTGCAAGAATTGCAACATGTTAAAGAACAATTAGCCAAAAGAAAATTTTATGCCGTAGGCGAAATAGGTATCGATTTGTACTGGGACAGTACGTATTTAAAAGAACAACAAGCCGTTTTTAGAGCCCAAATAAAATTAGCAAAACAGTATAAATTGCCTATTGTTATTCATTGTAGAGAGGCTTTTGATGCCGTTTTTGAAATTCTTGAAGAAGAAAAAGGAGCAGATTTATTTGGAATTTTTCATTGCTTTACCGGAAATCATGCGCAAGCACTTCAGGCAATTTCGTACAACATGAAATTAGGAATAGGCGGCGTAGTTACTTTTAAAAACGGCAAAATAGACCAATTTTTAAATCAAATACCACTAGAGCAGTTGGTTTTAGAAACGGATTCGCCCTATTTAGCACCGCTACCTTACAGAGGTAAAAGGAACGAAAGCAGTTATTTATCTCCTATTGTAAAAAAACTGGCTACAATTTACAACCTCTCAGAAGAGGAAATAGCACGCAAAACCACAGAAAATTCTAAAGTAATTTTTGGTATTTAA
- the odhB gene encoding 2-oxoglutarate dehydrogenase complex dihydrolipoyllysine-residue succinyltransferase: MILEMKVPSPGESIKEVEIATWLVKDGDYVEKDQAIAEVDSDKATLELPAEASGIITLKAEEGDAVAVGAVVCHIDTAAAKPSGSAPEAATAPAAEAPKAAPVAAPVAPAATYASGTPSPAARKILDEKNITPASITGTGKDGRVTKQDAIQAVPSMGTPTGGSRGQERTKLSMLRRKVAERLVAAKNETAMLTTFNEVNMTPINLIRNQYKEEFKAKHAGVGLGYMSFFTKAVTRALQLYPDVNSMMDGDYKIAFDFCDISIAVSGPKGLMVPVVRNAENLSFRGVEAEIKRLAIRARDGQITVDDMTGGTFTITNGGVFGSMLSTPIINPPQSGILGMHNIIERPIAVNGKVEIHPMMYVALSYDHRIIDGRESVGFLVAVKEALENPMELLLDNNPKKALEL; the protein is encoded by the coding sequence ATGATTTTAGAAATGAAAGTCCCATCACCAGGGGAATCTATCAAAGAAGTTGAAATAGCAACTTGGTTAGTAAAAGATGGCGATTATGTAGAGAAAGACCAAGCAATAGCTGAGGTAGACTCTGACAAAGCAACCCTTGAATTACCAGCAGAAGCCAGCGGAATAATCACCCTAAAAGCAGAAGAAGGAGACGCAGTAGCAGTAGGAGCAGTAGTATGTCATATAGACACCGCAGCAGCAAAACCAAGTGGTTCTGCACCCGAAGCAGCAACAGCTCCAGCCGCCGAAGCTCCCAAAGCAGCTCCAGTAGCAGCTCCAGTAGCTCCAGCAGCAACCTATGCATCTGGAACCCCATCCCCAGCGGCAAGAAAAATATTAGACGAAAAAAACATTACTCCAGCCTCCATAACCGGAACCGGTAAAGACGGTAGAGTAACCAAGCAAGACGCAATCCAAGCCGTACCATCTATGGGAACCCCAACTGGAGGAAGCCGTGGACAAGAGCGCACAAAACTATCTATGTTGCGCCGTAAGGTAGCAGAGCGTTTAGTAGCCGCAAAAAACGAAACGGCCATGTTAACTACCTTCAATGAAGTAAACATGACCCCAATCAACCTAATCCGTAACCAATACAAAGAAGAGTTTAAGGCCAAACACGCAGGAGTAGGTTTGGGATACATGTCTTTCTTCACAAAAGCAGTAACCCGCGCACTACAATTGTATCCAGATGTAAATTCTATGATGGATGGCGATTATAAAATAGCCTTTGATTTTTGCGATATATCCATAGCCGTATCCGGACCAAAAGGATTAATGGTACCCGTAGTTCGTAACGCAGAAAACCTAAGCTTTCGTGGCGTAGAAGCAGAAATCAAAAGACTAGCAATTAGAGCAAGAGACGGACAAATTACGGTTGATGATATGACCGGTGGAACCTTTACCATCACCAATGGTGGTGTATTTGGATCGATGTTGTCTACTCCAATTATCAACCCTCCACAATCTGGAATTTTAGGAATGCACAACATCATTGAGCGTCCAATTGCAGTAAACGGAAAAGTAGAAATTCATCCTATGATGTATGTAGCACTTTCTTATGACCACCGTATTATTGATGGTCGGGAGTCTGTAGGTTTCTTGGTAGCTGTTAAAGAAGCATTAGAGAACCCAATGGAATTACTTTTGGATAACAATCCTAAAAAAGCTTTGGAATTGTAA
- a CDS encoding 2-oxoglutarate dehydrogenase E1 component, with the protein MDRFSFLNAAHTAFFAQLYDQYLENPDSVEPSWRSFFQGFDFGMETYNSENLVQHPANESLSSVDYAEISQKLQKEFNVLKLIEGYRSRGHLFTKTNPVRDRRTFEPNLDIANFGLASTDLNTIFDAAKIIGKAPCSLADIIKHLDAIYCQHIGVEYTYIRKPEIVKWIQEKVGTNDNQPDFSVVQKKTILNKLNQAVSFENFLHTKYVGQKRFSLEGGESIIPALDILIENAAEKGVEQFVMGMAHRGRLNILANIFGKSTQDIFGEFDGKDYDQEYFDGDVKYHLGLTADKITSTGKKININLAPNPSHLETVGAVIEGITRAKQDKYFPEDFSKVLPIAVHGDAAIAGQGILYEIIQMAQLDGYKTGGTIHIVINNQVGFTTNYLDARSSTYCTDVAKVTLSPVLHVNADDAEAVVHAMNFALDFRMQFGRDVFIDLLGYRKYGHNEGDEPRFTQPVLYKIIAKHKNPRDLYAEKLLSAGVIDASYVNALEVEYKSNMEQNLEASRKKDLTIITPFMKNEWLGFEQVSDQKMLQKVVTSYSKEGLTQVANAVCNLPADKKFIKKIQKLINDRKTMFFETDKLDWGMAEHLAYGSLLQEGYDVRISGQDVERGTFSHRHAVVKVEDSEEEVLLINSLENKKGKFNIYNSLLSEYGVLGFDYGYALANPNTLTIWEAQFGDFSNGAQIMIDQYISCGEDKWNNQNGIVLLLPHGYEGQGAEHSSARMERYLQLCARHNMFVADCTTPANFFHLLRRQMKTNFRKPLIVFTPKSLLRDPRCVSSIEELANGSFQETIDDSTVAKADVKTLVFCTGKFYYDITAERENNGRKDVAVVRIEQLFPLPVEQLKAIIAQYPNADDYVWAQEEPKNMGAYSYMLMNFNLIKWRLASLKAYSAPASGSSTRAKRRQADAIRMVFDKNLFN; encoded by the coding sequence ATGGATAGGTTTTCATTTTTAAACGCAGCACATACCGCATTTTTTGCACAACTATACGATCAGTACTTAGAGAATCCAGATAGCGTAGAGCCAAGCTGGAGAAGTTTTTTTCAAGGTTTTGACTTTGGAATGGAAACGTATAACAGCGAAAATCTGGTACAGCATCCAGCCAATGAGTCTTTAAGCTCTGTTGACTACGCTGAGATTTCTCAAAAACTTCAAAAGGAGTTTAATGTACTAAAACTAATAGAAGGCTACCGTTCTCGTGGGCATTTGTTTACCAAAACAAACCCAGTGAGAGACAGAAGAACCTTTGAGCCAAACTTAGATATTGCTAATTTTGGACTTGCCAGCACAGATTTGAATACCATTTTTGACGCAGCCAAAATTATAGGCAAAGCACCTTGTTCGTTAGCAGATATCATCAAACACTTAGATGCCATCTACTGCCAACATATTGGTGTGGAGTACACATATATCCGTAAGCCAGAAATTGTAAAATGGATTCAAGAAAAAGTAGGCACCAATGACAACCAACCTGATTTTTCGGTAGTACAAAAGAAAACCATTTTAAACAAATTAAATCAGGCCGTTTCTTTTGAAAATTTCTTGCATACCAAATATGTAGGACAAAAACGATTTTCATTAGAAGGTGGAGAATCCATTATTCCTGCCTTAGACATCCTGATAGAAAATGCCGCCGAAAAAGGGGTAGAGCAATTTGTAATGGGAATGGCACACCGAGGAAGATTAAATATCCTGGCAAACATCTTTGGCAAATCTACGCAAGATATCTTCGGAGAGTTTGACGGCAAAGATTATGACCAAGAATACTTTGATGGAGACGTAAAATACCACCTAGGGCTAACCGCAGACAAAATTACCAGCACCGGAAAAAAAATAAACATCAATCTTGCCCCAAATCCTTCCCACCTAGAAACAGTAGGTGCCGTTATAGAAGGAATTACAAGAGCAAAACAAGATAAATATTTTCCAGAAGATTTTTCAAAAGTACTGCCAATAGCCGTTCACGGAGACGCAGCCATAGCAGGACAAGGTATTTTGTACGAAATCATCCAGATGGCACAACTAGACGGTTACAAAACCGGAGGAACCATACACATTGTGATCAACAACCAAGTAGGTTTTACAACCAACTACCTTGATGCCCGTTCCTCAACCTACTGTACCGATGTAGCCAAAGTAACCCTATCTCCGGTATTGCATGTTAACGCAGACGATGCCGAAGCAGTAGTACACGCCATGAATTTTGCATTAGATTTTAGAATGCAATTTGGGCGAGACGTATTTATTGACCTACTTGGATACCGAAAATACGGCCATAACGAAGGAGACGAGCCACGTTTTACCCAACCCGTTTTATACAAAATTATAGCAAAGCATAAAAACCCAAGGGATCTTTATGCAGAAAAACTACTCTCCGCAGGAGTAATAGACGCAAGTTATGTAAACGCACTAGAGGTAGAGTACAAATCCAACATGGAACAAAACCTCGAGGCTTCACGTAAAAAAGACTTGACCATCATTACCCCATTTATGAAAAATGAGTGGTTAGGTTTTGAACAAGTCTCAGACCAAAAAATGTTACAAAAAGTAGTTACCTCTTACTCCAAAGAAGGGTTAACACAAGTAGCCAATGCAGTTTGCAACCTACCAGCAGACAAAAAATTTATCAAAAAAATCCAGAAACTAATCAACGATCGAAAAACCATGTTTTTTGAAACCGATAAATTAGACTGGGGAATGGCAGAACACCTAGCCTACGGTTCCTTATTGCAAGAAGGCTACGATGTCAGAATATCAGGGCAAGACGTAGAACGAGGCACCTTCTCGCACCGTCATGCCGTAGTAAAAGTAGAAGACTCCGAAGAAGAAGTGCTTCTAATCAATAGCCTAGAAAACAAAAAAGGAAAATTCAACATCTATAACTCCCTATTATCAGAATACGGCGTGCTAGGTTTTGACTACGGATACGCCTTAGCAAACCCCAATACCCTAACCATCTGGGAAGCACAATTTGGAGATTTCTCCAATGGCGCACAAATCATGATTGACCAATACATTTCCTGTGGCGAAGACAAGTGGAACAACCAAAACGGAATCGTACTATTGCTACCACACGGCTACGAAGGGCAAGGAGCAGAACACTCCTCCGCAAGAATGGAACGTTACCTACAACTTTGCGCCAGACACAACATGTTTGTAGCAGATTGTACCACCCCAGCCAACTTTTTCCACCTCTTGCGTAGACAAATGAAAACAAACTTCCGTAAACCCTTAATCGTGTTTACCCCAAAGAGTTTGTTGCGGGACCCAAGATGCGTTTCCAGTATTGAAGAACTAGCCAACGGCAGCTTTCAAGAAACCATAGATGACAGCACCGTAGCCAAAGCAGACGTAAAAACACTCGTATTCTGTACCGGTAAATTTTACTATGACATCACAGCCGAAAGAGAAAACAACGGCCGAAAAGACGTAGCAGTAGTTAGAATAGAACAACTATTTCCATTACCAGTAGAACAACTAAAAGCAATAATAGCCCAATATCCCAACGCCGACGATTACGTTTGGGCACAAGAAGAGCCAAAAAACATGGGAGCCTACAGCTACATGCTAATGAATTTCAATCTAATAAAATGGAGATTAGCCTCCTTAAAAGCCTATTCAGCACCTGCATCCGGAAGCTCCACAAGAGCAAAACGCCGACAAGCAGATGCCATCCGAATGGTTTTTGACAAAAATCTATTTAATTAG
- a CDS encoding polyprenyl synthetase family protein: protein MQAIDQYQNLFISYLKKQSIVREPKNLYDPITYILSLGGKRMRPVLTLMAAEVFDADCVKALPAAMAVEVFHNFSLVHDDIMDAAPLRRGSITVHEKWDLNTGILSGDAMLILAYQYFEQYEPVVFMQLAQLFSKTALEVCEGQQWDVDFETRTDVTIAAYLKMIEYKTAVLVAAAMKMGAIVAGASEQNAVLIYEFGLNLGLAFQLQDDYLDAFGDPATFGKQVGGDIIENKKTYLYLKALEFSSDSVGRELQDWFASMPESNSEKINKVKEIFINSGASKATQEAIQEYTFKAFETLDKMNIGSDKKEILKTFGTNLMQRSV, encoded by the coding sequence ATGCAGGCTATTGATCAATACCAAAACCTCTTTATTAGCTATCTAAAAAAACAGTCTATTGTTAGAGAGCCCAAAAATCTCTATGATCCCATAACGTATATCTTAAGTCTGGGAGGCAAAAGAATGCGTCCCGTTTTGACCTTAATGGCAGCAGAGGTTTTTGATGCGGATTGCGTCAAAGCACTTCCGGCGGCTATGGCGGTAGAGGTGTTTCATAACTTTTCGTTAGTTCATGACGATATTATGGATGCGGCACCTTTACGACGAGGGTCCATCACAGTGCATGAAAAATGGGATCTCAATACGGGTATTTTGTCTGGAGATGCCATGCTAATATTAGCCTACCAATATTTTGAGCAATATGAGCCAGTAGTGTTTATGCAACTAGCGCAACTGTTTAGCAAAACAGCTCTCGAAGTTTGCGAAGGCCAACAATGGGATGTGGATTTTGAGACACGTACGGATGTTACAATTGCGGCCTATCTCAAAATGATTGAATATAAAACAGCCGTTCTAGTTGCTGCAGCCATGAAAATGGGAGCTATTGTTGCCGGAGCGTCAGAGCAGAATGCTGTTTTGATTTACGAATTTGGACTTAATCTAGGGTTGGCTTTTCAGTTACAAGACGATTATTTAGACGCCTTTGGGGATCCTGCTACCTTTGGCAAACAAGTAGGTGGTGATATTATTGAAAACAAAAAAACCTATTTGTATCTCAAGGCTCTAGAATTTTCTTCGGACTCCGTTGGGAGAGAGTTGCAAGATTGGTTTGCATCTATGCCCGAATCTAATTCTGAAAAAATCAACAAAGTAAAAGAGATTTTTATAAACTCTGGTGCCTCCAAAGCTACCCAAGAGGCCATACAAGAATATACTTTTAAAGCTTTTGAAACGCTAGATAAAATGAATATTGGTAGCGATAAAAAAGAAATTTTGAAAACATTTGGGACCAACCTAATGCAAAGAAGCGTCTAA
- a CDS encoding YceI family protein — translation MIHTLPIAPTKWWIDPIQSDVLIKARHSVVAYISGSLNKFSGYIDVQDNQVQDASIEFILDIKNQAIALENVDGPMLSNDYLDTDGFPFVSFKSLSFQKINPHINFLKGALTINNTTKIVELEAELLDIKTCNGSQKALFEITGKINRKDFQLTTNSYKQAGGIVLGPDVKLIANLEFTV, via the coding sequence ATGATACACACCCTACCGATAGCGCCTACAAAATGGTGGATTGACCCCATTCAATCTGACGTTTTAATCAAAGCAAGACACAGCGTAGTTGCTTACATATCAGGATCTTTGAATAAATTTTCAGGTTACATTGACGTACAAGACAACCAAGTGCAAGATGCTTCTATAGAATTTATTTTGGATATAAAAAACCAAGCTATTGCACTAGAGAATGTAGATGGCCCAATGCTTTCAAACGACTACCTAGATACCGACGGGTTCCCGTTTGTTAGCTTTAAATCGTTGTCTTTTCAAAAAATAAACCCGCATATCAATTTTTTGAAAGGGGCTCTTACTATCAACAATACCACCAAAATAGTAGAGCTTGAAGCAGAATTGCTGGACATTAAAACCTGCAACGGCAGCCAGAAAGCTTTATTTGAGATAACAGGAAAGATTAATCGGAAAGATTTTCAACTCACAACCAATTCGTACAAACAGGCTGGAGGTATTGTTTTAGGTCCAGATGTGAAGCTTATTGCAAACTTAGAATTCACGGTTTAA
- a CDS encoding TetR/AcrR family transcriptional regulator, protein MKEKIIAKASELFLKFGFKSITMDDIATEMCISKKTIYKYFCNKELLIEESTNFIQKEIHQIIETITIQNHNAIEENFEIRKMFKEMFKSAENSPVYQLKKHYPEIYEKVILNEINQCDSIFRKNIQEGIKQGLYRNTINIDHYTKFYYNLIFSIKGSTSSEKEGQQLELEILEYHTRAMATEKGIIELEKHLLNSNK, encoded by the coding sequence ATGAAAGAGAAAATAATAGCCAAAGCAAGTGAATTGTTTTTAAAATTTGGTTTTAAAAGCATCACAATGGATGACATAGCAACCGAAATGTGTATTTCTAAAAAAACGATCTACAAATATTTTTGTAACAAAGAACTGCTCATTGAAGAAAGTACTAATTTTATACAAAAAGAAATTCATCAAATTATTGAGACCATCACCATTCAAAATCACAATGCCATTGAAGAGAATTTTGAAATACGAAAAATGTTTAAAGAAATGTTTAAATCTGCCGAGAATTCTCCGGTATACCAATTAAAGAAACATTATCCAGAAATTTATGAAAAAGTGATTCTCAATGAAATAAACCAATGCGATTCTATCTTTAGAAAAAACATACAAGAAGGCATCAAACAAGGATTATACAGAAACACTATAAATATTGACCATTACACCAAATTTTATTACAATCTTATTTTTAGCATCAAAGGAAGCACTAGCTCTGAAAAGGAGGGACAGCAATTAGAACTAGAAATATTAGAATACCACACTAGAGCCATGGCTACAGAAAAAGGAATAATTGAACTAGAGAAACACTTACTTAATTCTAACAAATAA